In a genomic window of Equus przewalskii isolate Varuska chromosome 4, EquPr2, whole genome shotgun sequence:
- the SPMIP1 gene encoding protein SPMIP1, producing the protein MSRQLNMDTLRQNFWKEEYLREKMVRCEWHRKYGSMAKAKQKAKAAAHLPLKLPTLHPTAPLSPPPAPKAVPSRATSPALEAPIQSEMYPVLPATRALLYEGISHDFQGRYRYLNTRKLDIPEMRYLFPITTNFTYGWQLGPPVKQEMVSCKTCRIESFFRKNGAFALLDPRDLAL; encoded by the exons ATGTCACGTCAACTCAACATGGATACGCTGCGGCAGAACTTCTGGAAGGAGGAATATCTGAGGGAGAAAATGGTGCGCTGTGAATGGCACCGCAAGTATGGGTCGATGGCGAAGGCCAAGCAGAAGGCTAAGGCTGCAGCCCACCTGCCCCTTAAACTGCCCACTCTGCACCCCACAGCCCCACTctcacccccacctgcccccaaaGCAGTCCCTTCCAGGgccaccagccctgccctggaggcTCCTATTCAGTCAGAAATGTACCCAGTACTGCCTGCCACCCGGGCCCTGCTGTATGAAGGCATCTCCCACGACTTCCAGGGGCGCTACCGCTACCTCAACACCCGAAAACTGGATATACCAGAGATGCGCTACCTCTTCCCCATCACCACCAACTTCACATATGGCTGGCAGCTGG GGCCCCCAGTGAAGCAAGAAATGGTCTCCTGCAAGACGTGCCGCATTGAATCCTTCTTCCGCAAGAACGGGGCCTTCGCACTGCTTGACCCCCGGGACCTAGCCCTCTGA
- the LOC139083063 gene encoding uncharacterized protein isoform X1 — MQWCKSWGRLPWTDFGCWGGKAQQPVGGGETGRQTAPTFRAQTQEVHLRQPLHSCRGQAVDPSSALDLGEAGSDRDPGWESPGMPADPTPGCLQELNPTITSSSGEPGSSEFKDLARREERGQAEPTTQRPCQLPSRSQRGRKLTQGAPGPSGLPSQSLPEPQDPPEGLGWSLGQERAELQKLLRIEIPQSEREEDPQEQKEETPQGQKGEAPPGENKEVPRSQREKTHQGQSGELSQVLRVEVSEGQRWEAPQGENKEASQGQRGNHPKCQRNGALVEPTKETPQGREAKILQSAEDGGLTSQGWEGAQRKASTQPREEGDSLGVPGDFCRSLGEQMPKPGERERPGSRGRSAQLMQRKTNGQRPESAPAAGEQRAARDGARAPLPSLRPPARPLPPGPGAVMLAAPGPGGPDQQERDPHGLQHPGGGRGPAAQELGEARGLPAGGCAGLSGAPGERRSGEEAPKASKAAWPAPPGREQAAASVSAAQQETALQRLLELHREARRRRRQDREQQHLRVRPRAGRARWKPGRRGAGDGPATDRRLPQVLERLRIARNRHCRVHPLGPPPSPAPLLPQARPPGGRRWGHNQLAPAGAGPSWGRPGSL, encoded by the exons ATGCAGTGGTGCAAGAGTTGGGGGAGGCTGCCCTGGACTGACTTTGGGTGTTGGGGTGGGAAGGCTCAGCAgcctgttgggggtggggagactggCAGACAGACTGCCCCCACTTTCAGAGCCCAGACGCAAGAGGTGCATCTGAGGCAGCCCTTGCACTCCTGCAGGGGGCAGGCGGTGGACCCCTCATCAGCCCTGGATCTGGGTGAAGCTGGGAGTGACAGAGATCCAGGGTGGGAGAGCCCTGGCATGCCTGCAGACCCCACACCTG GTTGCTTACAAGAGCTGAACCCCACCATCACCAGCAGCTCTGGGGAACCAGGAAGCTCAGAGTTCAAG GACCTGGCCCGAAGGGAAGAGAGGGGCCAAGCTGAGCCTACCACCCAGAGGCCCTGTCAACTGCCATCCAGGAGCCAAAGGGGGAGAAAGCTCACTCAGGGAGCCCCAGGGCCCTCAGGCCTGCCCTCTCAGAGCCTGCCCGAACCCCAAGATCCTCCTGAGGGGCTAGGCTGGAGTCTGGGCCAGGAGAGAGCAGAACTTCAGAAACTGCTGAGGATTGAGATTCctcagagtgagagagaggaggaccctcaggaacagaaagaagagacCCCCCAGGGTCAGAAAGGGGAAGCGCCTCCGGGGGAGAACAAAGAAGTTCCTcggagtcagagagagaagacacaccAGGGTCAGAGTGGGGAGCTGTCTCAGGTTCTGAGGGTGGAGGTCTCAGAGGGTCAGAGGTGGGAGGCCCCCCAGGGTGAGAACAAAGAGGCTTCTcaaggtcaaagaggaaatcacccTAAGTGCCAGAGAAACGGGGCCCTTGTGGAGCCGACTAAGGAGACTCCTCAGGGCCGGGAAGCAAAGATCCTTCAGTCTGCCGAGGACGGAGGCCTTACCTCACAAGGCTGGGAGGGGGCTCAGAGAAAGGCATCCACACAACCCCGGGAGGAAGGCGACTCCCTGGGAGTTCCGGGGGACTTCTGCAGGTCCCTGGGGGAACAGATGCCAAAgcctggggaaagggagaggccAGGCTCCCGGGGAAGGAGCGCCCAGCTGATGCAGCGTAAGACCAACGGCCAGAGACCAGAGTCGGCACCGGCCGCGGGAGAGCAGAGGGCCGCCAGGGACGGGGCGCGGGCTCCCCTTCCATCCCTGAGGCCCCCGGCCCGGCCGCTGCCCCCAGGCCCAGGAGCCGTGATGCTAGCGGCCCCCGGCCCCGGGGGCCCTGATCAGCAGGAGCGCGATCCGCACGGGTTGCAGCACCCGGGAGGAGGCCGCGGCCCGGCGGCGCAGGAGCTGGGCGAGGCGAGGGGGCTGCCGGCGGGCGGCTGCGCGGGGCTGTCGGGCGCCCCTGGGGAGCGGAGGAGCGGCGAAGAGGCCCCCAAGGCCTCGAAGGCTGCGTGGCCCGCGCCCCCGGGCAGGGAGCAGGCGGCGGCGAGCGTGAGCGCCGCGCAGCAGGAGACTGCTCTGCAGCGCCTGCTGGAGCTGCACCGCGAGGCCCGGCGCCGGCGACGGCAGGACCGCGAGCAGCAGCACCTCCGGGTGCGTCCCCGGGCCGGGCGGGCCCGCTGGAAGCCGGGGCGCCGAGGGGCGGGCGACGGGCCGGCCACTGACCGCCGCCTCCCTCAGGTCCTGGAGCGCCTCCGCATCGCCAGGAACCGCCACTGCCGGGTTCACCCGCTGGGGCCTCCACCCAGCCCGGCTCCGCTCCTGCCGCAGGCAAGACCTCCCGGGGGAAGGCGCTGGGGCCACAACCAGCTTGccccggcgggggcggggccgagctGGGGGCGACCCGGGTCCCTTTGA
- the LOC139083063 gene encoding uncharacterized protein isoform X2: protein MQWCKSWGRLPWTDFGCWGGKAQQPVGGGETGRQTAPTFRAQTQEVHLRQPLHSCRGQAVDPSSALDLGEAGSDRDPGWESPGMPADPTPGCLQELNPTITSSSGEPGSSEFKDLARREERGQAEPTTQRPCQLPSRSQRGRKLTQGAPGPSGLPSQSLPEPQDPPEGLGWSLGQERAELQKLLRIEIPQSEREEDPQEQKEETPQGQKGEAPPGENKEVPRSQREKTHQGQSGELSQVLRVEVSEGQRWEAPQGENKEASQGQRGNHPKCQRNGALVEPTKETPQGREAKILQSAEDGGLTSQGWEGAQRKASTQPREEGDSLGVPGDFCRSLGEQMPKPGERERPGSRGRSAQLMQRKTNGQRPESAPAAGEQRAARDGARAPLPSLRPPARPLPPGPGAVMLAAPGPGGPDQQERDPHGLQHPGGGRGPAAQELGEARGLPAGGCAGLSGAPGERRSGEEAPKASKAAWPAPPGREQAAASVSAAQQETALQRLLELHREARRRRRQDREQQHLRVLERLRIARNRHCRVHPLGPPPSPAPLLPQARPPGGRRWGHNQLAPAGAGPSWGRPGSL, encoded by the exons ATGCAGTGGTGCAAGAGTTGGGGGAGGCTGCCCTGGACTGACTTTGGGTGTTGGGGTGGGAAGGCTCAGCAgcctgttgggggtggggagactggCAGACAGACTGCCCCCACTTTCAGAGCCCAGACGCAAGAGGTGCATCTGAGGCAGCCCTTGCACTCCTGCAGGGGGCAGGCGGTGGACCCCTCATCAGCCCTGGATCTGGGTGAAGCTGGGAGTGACAGAGATCCAGGGTGGGAGAGCCCTGGCATGCCTGCAGACCCCACACCTG GTTGCTTACAAGAGCTGAACCCCACCATCACCAGCAGCTCTGGGGAACCAGGAAGCTCAGAGTTCAAG GACCTGGCCCGAAGGGAAGAGAGGGGCCAAGCTGAGCCTACCACCCAGAGGCCCTGTCAACTGCCATCCAGGAGCCAAAGGGGGAGAAAGCTCACTCAGGGAGCCCCAGGGCCCTCAGGCCTGCCCTCTCAGAGCCTGCCCGAACCCCAAGATCCTCCTGAGGGGCTAGGCTGGAGTCTGGGCCAGGAGAGAGCAGAACTTCAGAAACTGCTGAGGATTGAGATTCctcagagtgagagagaggaggaccctcaggaacagaaagaagagacCCCCCAGGGTCAGAAAGGGGAAGCGCCTCCGGGGGAGAACAAAGAAGTTCCTcggagtcagagagagaagacacaccAGGGTCAGAGTGGGGAGCTGTCTCAGGTTCTGAGGGTGGAGGTCTCAGAGGGTCAGAGGTGGGAGGCCCCCCAGGGTGAGAACAAAGAGGCTTCTcaaggtcaaagaggaaatcacccTAAGTGCCAGAGAAACGGGGCCCTTGTGGAGCCGACTAAGGAGACTCCTCAGGGCCGGGAAGCAAAGATCCTTCAGTCTGCCGAGGACGGAGGCCTTACCTCACAAGGCTGGGAGGGGGCTCAGAGAAAGGCATCCACACAACCCCGGGAGGAAGGCGACTCCCTGGGAGTTCCGGGGGACTTCTGCAGGTCCCTGGGGGAACAGATGCCAAAgcctggggaaagggagaggccAGGCTCCCGGGGAAGGAGCGCCCAGCTGATGCAGCGTAAGACCAACGGCCAGAGACCAGAGTCGGCACCGGCCGCGGGAGAGCAGAGGGCCGCCAGGGACGGGGCGCGGGCTCCCCTTCCATCCCTGAGGCCCCCGGCCCGGCCGCTGCCCCCAGGCCCAGGAGCCGTGATGCTAGCGGCCCCCGGCCCCGGGGGCCCTGATCAGCAGGAGCGCGATCCGCACGGGTTGCAGCACCCGGGAGGAGGCCGCGGCCCGGCGGCGCAGGAGCTGGGCGAGGCGAGGGGGCTGCCGGCGGGCGGCTGCGCGGGGCTGTCGGGCGCCCCTGGGGAGCGGAGGAGCGGCGAAGAGGCCCCCAAGGCCTCGAAGGCTGCGTGGCCCGCGCCCCCGGGCAGGGAGCAGGCGGCGGCGAGCGTGAGCGCCGCGCAGCAGGAGACTGCTCTGCAGCGCCTGCTGGAGCTGCACCGCGAGGCCCGGCGCCGGCGACGGCAGGACCGCGAGCAGCAGCACCTCCGG GTCCTGGAGCGCCTCCGCATCGCCAGGAACCGCCACTGCCGGGTTCACCCGCTGGGGCCTCCACCCAGCCCGGCTCCGCTCCTGCCGCAGGCAAGACCTCCCGGGGGAAGGCGCTGGGGCCACAACCAGCTTGccccggcgggggcggggccgagctGGGGGCGACCCGGGTCCCTTTGA
- the ATP6V1F gene encoding V-type proton ATPase subunit F, which translates to MAGRGKLIAVIGDEDTVTGFLLGGIGELNKNRHPNFLVVEKDTPINEIEDTFRQFLNRDDIGIILINQYIAEMVRHALDAHQRSIPAVLEIPSKEHPYDATKDSILRRAKGMFTAEDLR; encoded by the exons ATGGCAGGGAGGGGGAAGCTAATTGCGGTGATCGGAGACGAGGACACGGTGACTGGCTTCCTGCTGGGCGGCATAGGGGAGCTTAACAAGAACCGCCACCCTAATTTCCTGGTGGTGGAGAAAGATACACCCATCAATGAGATCGAAGACACTTTCCG GCAGTTTCTAAACCGGGATGACATTGGCATCATCCTTATCAACCAGTACATCGCAGAGATGGTGCGGCACGCGCTCGATGCCCACCAGCGCTCCATTCCGGCCGTTCTGGAGATCCCATCCAAGGAGCACCCCTATGACGCCACCAAGGACTCCATCCTGCGCAGGGCCAAGGGCATGTTCACGGCCGAAGACCTGCGTTAG